Proteins from a genomic interval of Echeneis naucrates chromosome 21, fEcheNa1.1, whole genome shotgun sequence:
- the rgcc gene encoding regulator of cell cycle RGCC isoform X2 yields the protein MMKSPKLKAHAKLVHEEDLTDALCEFDAVIEDFTSPVEKRHFRYEEHLKTMKRRSSASVSDSGISDSESAESLNRNSFSFSDERLNSPTALPPPTSPPPLMSPKPKLGDTKELEDFIADLDRTLESM from the exons ATGATGAAGTCCCCAAAACTTAAAGCTCACG CTAAGCTCGTCCATGAGGAGGACCTGACCGACGCCCTTTGCGAGTTCGACGCCGTGATCGAGGATTTCACGTCGCCGGTGGAGAAACGTCACTTCCGGTACGAAGAGCACCTGAAgacgatgaagaggaggagcagcgcGAGCGTCAGCGACAGCGGCATCAGCGACTCAGAGA GTGCAGAGTCTCTCAACAGaaacagcttcagcttcagcGACGAGCGACTGAACTCGCCCACTGcactccccccacccaccagccccccccctctTATGTCACCAAAAC CCAAACTGGGCGACACGAAGGAACTGGAGGACTTCATCGCCGACCTTGACAGGACATTAGAGA GCATGTGA
- the rgcc gene encoding regulator of cell cycle RGCC isoform X1, translating into MMKSPKLKAHAKLVHEEDLTDALCEFDAVIEDFTSPVEKRHFRYEEHLKTMKRRSSASVSDSGISDSESAESLNRNSFSFSDERLNSPTALPPPTSPPPLMSPKPKLGDTKELEDFIADLDRTLESKC; encoded by the exons ATGATGAAGTCCCCAAAACTTAAAGCTCACG CTAAGCTCGTCCATGAGGAGGACCTGACCGACGCCCTTTGCGAGTTCGACGCCGTGATCGAGGATTTCACGTCGCCGGTGGAGAAACGTCACTTCCGGTACGAAGAGCACCTGAAgacgatgaagaggaggagcagcgcGAGCGTCAGCGACAGCGGCATCAGCGACTCAGAGA GTGCAGAGTCTCTCAACAGaaacagcttcagcttcagcGACGAGCGACTGAACTCGCCCACTGcactccccccacccaccagccccccccctctTATGTCACCAAAAC CCAAACTGGGCGACACGAAGGAACTGGAGGACTTCATCGCCGACCTTGACAGGACATTAGAGAGTAAGTGCTAA
- the slc35a5 gene encoding UDP-sugar transporter protein SLC35A5, whose protein sequence is MACCRSCPRLCSRSSAYTLALGLGFVMLGTSRVLLLKFSSNAENKYDFLPASVNLLAEALKLLFCLVMSVRVIVRDGRSCRELGCSSSSSFLRSLKWAVPAFLYFLDNLIIFYVMTYLQPAMAVLFSNFVILTTAVLFRVVLKRRLSWVQWAALVILFLSIVSLTTGSGSKQNSMAVAGLHANPLSAPSNTCLLYTQLLEQMRNSSATESWASSLPGQAWRDKVVEKLRSFGVGHVLLLVQCFISAMANIYNEKILKEGDQITESIFIQNSKLYAFGVVFNGLTLGLGSEARGLTVHCGLLHGHNFYSLGLVLVTAALGLSVAFILKFRDNMFHVLTGQITTVLVTTLSLFLFDFRPSLDFFLQAPVVLLAIFIYNASRPKDLEYTLQQEKLRVINGEVFERSRGDGEELELLTKPNTDSESEDSL, encoded by the exons ATGGCTTGCTGCCGCTCCTGCCCCAGACTGTGCTCCCGCTCGTCGGCTTACACTCTGGCCCTCGGTCTGGGCTTTGTAATGCTGGGGACCAGTCGCGTCCTGCTGCTCAAATTCTCTTCAAATGCTG AGAACAAGTATGACTTCCTCCCTGCGTCAGTCAATCTGCTCGCTGAGGCACTCAAACTGCTCTTCTGCCTGGTAATGTCAGTCCGGGTCATAGTCCGAG ATGGCCGATCCTGCAGAGAGCTGGGCTGCTCCTCCAGCTCGTCCTTCCTCCGTTCCCTCAAGTGGGCCGTCCCTGCTTTCCTCTACTTCCTCGACAACCTGATCATCTTCTACGTGATGACCTACCTTCAGCCT GCCATGGCGGTGTTGTTCTCCAACTTCGTCATCCTGACCACGGCCGTTCTCTTCAGGGTGGTTTTAAA GAGGCGCCTTTCCTGGGTTCAGTGGGCAGCATTGGTCATCCTCTTTCTGTCCATCGTTTCCTTGACGACAGGATCGGGAAGCAAACAGAATTCCATGGCTGTGGCGGGTCTCCACGCCAACCCTCTCTCCGCCCCCTCCAACACCTGTCTGCTCTACACccagctgctggagcagatgAGGAACAGCAG TGCCACTGAGTCGTGGGCATCGTCGCTGCCCGGCCAGGCCTGGAGAGACAAGGTGGTGGAGAAGCTCAGATCTTTTGGTGTGGGTCACGTCCTGCTCCTTGTTCAATGCTTCATCTCTGCCATGGCCAACATCTACAACGAGAAAATCCTCAAAGAAGGGGACCAGATCACTGAGAGCATCTTCATCCAGAACAGTAAACT ATACGCCTTTGGGGTGGTGTTTAACGGTCTGACGCTCGGGCTCGGCAGCGAGGCACGAGGCCTCACCGTTCACTGTGGCCTCCTGCATGGACACAACTTCTACTCCCTGGGTCTGGTGCTGGTCACCG CTGCCCTGGGTCTCTCTGTGGCTTTCATCTTGAAATTCAGAGACAACATGTTCCACGTGCTGACAGGCCAGATCACCACTGTTCTGGTTAccaccctctccctcttcctctttgacTTCCGGCCCTCGCTGGACTTCTTCCTTCAGGCTCCCGTCGTCCTGCTGGCCATCTTTATCTACAACGCCAGCCGGCCCAAGGACCTGGAGTACACCCTGCAGCAGGAAAAGCTGCGGGTCATCAACGGAGAGGTGTTCGAGAGGTCCAGAGGG gATGGCGAGGAGCTGGAGCTCCTGACGAAGCCCAACACGGACAGCGAGTCCGAGGACTCTTTGTAG
- the f5 gene encoding coagulation factor V, translated as MRLCVWAGARGLLPFLLLLSALHVHATQPQPKERHYYIAAVEIDWKYSGNDTQRSGATYKKVVFREYDKDFRQAKARPSWLGLLGPTLRAEQGETIVVTFRNMAYGAYSIHPHGIAYGKQSEGAYYFDNTSQKEKEDDIVLQNREHVYYWEVTPEVSPQSDDPTCLTYTYISHQNVVGDYNSGLIGALLICKPGSLDESGQQRRVHHEYVFLFGVFDENKSRYKPNSPASDDHVKYTINGYTKGSLPDVQMCAHVSVSLHLVGMSSEAEVFSVHMNGQVLQQNGHQVSSVGLISGSTATASMVALYTGRWLLSSYTTKHIEAGMHGFVNVEKCEGFEAPQRRMTIEQKRQSREWKYFIAAEEVIWDYFPTVHQHVDADFNFQYLKQSPTRIGQKYKKVVYTLYNNESFTERAENKQRKNELGILGPVIRAQTRDVIKVVFKNMASRPYSIYPHGLIMSKSNEGVNYPEGGNQSHGVQPGQTHTYVWKVSEETEPLDGDSRCLTRMYHSAVNTPRDIASGLIGPILICKSKSLNVKNVQFKADKEQHAMFAAFDENKSWYLEDNIRLYTDQTKVNRADVDFYRSNIMHTINGYVFEGGPILGFCNGEVVTWHVSSIGAQDYIQTATFYGHPFKLNERTEDFLSLYPMTGETIMMDMDNIGVWLLASLNTHGTTKGVRVKFRDVECYRDYLYEYEETALLEFNMWQPDTFEDMEKEEKLEEEKKLEEEKIDPVKTDKVEIDYYTDLFAAELGLRSQRNRTIDLDVEQLDLSVLDYDAVDVEGVHINKNKTAILERNTQNETLMSNWIDVNENTTHVDNRSAASSLDNSTVKTENTTLAEVLPKNDSSANTSVLLVGSNLDNNTVSDTTNSSIHNVTSSSVAGNVSMEVNNITATLEETTNLTLTFPGNVSSPLETERTNLTQTGDNQTAVETLTKGDVFSYSVPLPPSSRDHSSAESDVSVITLSQSEENNTGHVPADTEDDAEQFNVSSSDGYNLTIESFQNGTVPTEDPDIWRSNASEEVRSEVRGNITAEMAEMNQTSSVEYSSNETVVSADLPPSNGTLGTEGAEELATSDSSEEVLIYLMENNTLVIKTTSVKTQGHNWTYEGTHQMVPNEIPDHMEKYFENEMPQTTAVPKKQTMKVTRRHKPQSGKGMKTKRRKEYKPLARSGLPFSPRGFNPGMTPRGARPMVPQVFSNEDELINMPVVIGVPRPDFSDYELYIPGEDRDYQTVEEQKLDENDYEYVTYKDPYSDYDTKNLNLDDAAKYYLKSTDPNIKTYFIAAEEFQWDYGGYGQRRQDKVLQESRETIFTKVIFRRYLDSTFNIPDIRGELDEHLGILGPLIKAEVGQSIVVVFKNNGNRPYSIHPNGVSYTKLTEGLSYDDESKYWFKYDNEVQPNSTFTYMWKVNSNVGPSEHESACRTWTYYSGVNPEKDIHSGLIGPLLVCRKGTLTKSPTDVREFMLLFMTFDESQSWYYERNREIIQRKTRRKLLGTNEHFKFHSINGIIFNLKGLRMYTNQLARWHLINMGSPKDVQSIHFHGQTFLNKKTSSYRQAVYPLLPGDFATLEMYPSRPGLWQLETEVGMNQQEGMQTLFLVLDNDCDRPLGLESGSVKNSQITASNTRGSWMPHLARLNNQGQYNAWSTDTSNSFIQVDFQRPVVIGHVATQGAKQMFQSQYVVSYTISYSTDRRRWTYYKGDSVDLRKLFAGNQEAYGTKTNVFFPPVVGRYIRLHPLQWYNRPTLRMEFYGCELDGCSLPLGMESGAIEDHRITASSTASSWYSGPWTPSLARLNRRGNINAWQAKNNNMNQWLQVELPQVKKITGIITQGAKSLGKEMFVDSYSLQYSNDGIRWIDYTDDEDSLYKTFSGNTNNNDHVKNYIYPPIFSRFIRIIPRNWTSSITMRIELLGCDFE; from the exons ATGAGGCTCTGTGTCTGGGCTGGAGCTCGGGGTCTCCTgcccttcctgctcctcctgagCGCACTCCATGTCCACGCCACCCAGCCCCAACCAAAGGAGAGACACTACTACATCGCCGCTGTTGAGATAGACTGGAAATACTCTGGCAATGACACGCAAAG GTCTGGTGCTACCTATAAGAAAGTGGTGTTTCGGGAGTATGACAAAGACTTCAGACAGGCTAAGGCTCGTCCCTCCTGGTTAG GTCTGCTCGGGCCCACGCTGAGGGCCGAGCAGGGGGAGACCATCGTGGTCACTTTCAGGAACATGGCGTACGGAGCGTACAGCATTCACCCACACGGCATCGCCTATGGCAAGCAGTCGGAGG GAGCTTACTACTTTGACAACACatcacagaaagagaaagaggacgACATCGTGCTGCAGAACAGGGAGCACGTTTACTACTGGGAGGTGACACCGGAGGTTTCTCCACAGAGCGACGACCCCACCTGTCTCACCTACACCTACATCTCCCACCAGAACGTGGTGGGGGATTACAATTCTGGACTCATCGGGGCTTTGCTCATCTGCAAGCCTG GCAGTCTGGATGAATCAGGGCAGCAGCGTCGTGTCCATCATGAGTACGTGTTCCTCTTTGGGGTTTTTGATGAGAACAAGAGCAGGTACAAACCGAACAGCCCGGCCTCAGACGACCACGTCAAATACACAATCAACGGATACACAAAGGGATCTCTGCCTG ATGTCCAGATGTGTGCTCACGTCTCCGTCAGCCTGCACCTGGTGGGCATGAGCTCCGAGGCCGAGGTGTTTTCGGTGCACATGAACGGGCAGGTGCTGCAACAGAACGGCCATCAAGTGTCATCGGTGGGGCTGATCAGCGGCTCCACCGCCACCGCCAGCATGGTGGCCCTCTACACGGGCCGCTGGCTGCTCTCCTCATACACCACCAAGCACATAGAAG CCGGCATGCACGGCTTCGTGAACGTGGAGAAGTGCGAAGGCTTCGAAGCACCACAGAGACGAATGACTATTGAGCAAAAGCGACAAAGCAGGGAGTGGAAATACTTCATAGCTGCTGAGGAGGTCATCTGGGACTACTTCCCCACTGTGCACCAACATGTTGATGC GGACTTCAACTTCCAGTACTTGAAACAATCACCAACACGCATTGGACAGAAATACAAGAAGGTGGTGTACACATTGTACAACAACGAGTCGTTCACTGAGCGGGCGGAGAACAAGCAACGGAAAAATGAGCTCGGTATCTTAGGCCCAGTGATCAGAGCCCAAACCAGAGACGTTATCAAG GTGGTTTTTAAGAACATGGCGTCCCGGCCCTACAGCATCTATCCTCATGGACTGATCATGTCGAAGTCCAATGAAGGAGTGAACTACCCAGAGGGAG GAAACCAGTCTCACGGTGTTCAGCCAGGTCAGACGCACACCTACGTGTGGAAAGTGTCAGAAGAGACTGAACCTTTGGATGGGGACTCCCGGTGTCTGACCCGGATGTACCACAGCGCCGTGAACACGCCACGAGACATTGCCTCAGGGCTGATCGGACCGATCCTCATCTGCAAGAGCAAGTCCCTCAACGTCAAGAACGTCCAG TTTAAAGCAGACAAGGAGCAGCACGCCATGTTTGCCGCGTTTGACGAAAACAAGAGCTGGTACCTGGAGGACAACATCCGCCTGTATACTGACCAGACCAAAGTCAACAGGGCCGACGTTGACTTTTACAGATCCAACATCATGCACA CCATCAATGGTTACGTCTTCGAGGGCGGCCCGATTTTGGGTTTCTGCAATGGTGAGGTTGTAACGTGGCACGTGTCGAGCATCGGAGCGCAGGACTACATCCAGACCGCCACATTCTATGGACACCCATTCAAGCTGAATGAGCGGACGGAGGACTTCCTCAGCCTCTACCCCATGACCGGGGAAACCATCATGATGGACATGGACAACATTG GCGTCTGGCTCTTGGCCTCCCTGAATACCCACGGGACCACCAAAGGAGTACGCGTGAAGTTTCGGGATGTCGAGTGTTATCGTGACTATCTGTACGAGTACGAAGAAACGGCACTGCTGGAGTTTAATATGTGGCAGCCTGATACTTTTGAAGAtatggaaaaggaggagaagttggaggaggagaagaagttggaggaggagaagatcgATCctgtaaaaacagacaaagtaGAGATAGATTATTACACAGATCTCTTTGCAGCAGAATTAGGTCTCAGGTCTCAGAGGAACCGAACTATAGACTTGGATGTCGAACAGCTTGACCTCTCTGTCCTCGACTATGATGCTGTGGATGTGGAGGGCgtacacataaacaaaaataagaccGCCATTCTGGAGCGAAACACGCAAAATGAGACATTAATGTCAAATTGGATAGACGTCAATGAGAATACAACACATGTAGACAACAGAAGTGCTGCGTCAAGTTTGGACAACTCcactgtgaaaacagaaaacacaacccTCGCCGAAGTGTTACCAAAGAACGACAGTAGTGCGAATACCAGCGTTCTTCTAGTGGGCTCAAATCTTGATAACAATACTGTGTCCGACACAACGAACTCATCCATTCACAACGTTACATCATCATCGGTTGCTGGAAATGTATCTATGGAGGTTAACAACATTACAGCGACATTAGAGGAAACTACCAATCTGACTTTAACATTCCCCGGGAATGTAAGTTCCCCTTTGGAAACTGAAAGAACTAACCTAACCCAGACAGGTGACAACCAGACTGCGGTGGAGACACTCACCAAAGGGGACGTGTTCTCTTACTCTGTGCCTCTGCCACCTTCCAGCAGGGACCACAGTTCAGCAGAGAGCGACGTGTCTGTTATCACTCTCTCACAGAGCGAAGAGAACAACACAGGTCACGTGCCAGCAGATACAGAAGATGATGCTGAGCAGTTTAACGTCAGCAGCTCAGATGGATACAACTTGACCATTGAGTCCTTTCAGAATGGCACAGTGCCCACCGAAGATCCAGATATATGGAGGTCTAATGCATCAGAGGaggtgaggtcagaggtcagggggAACATCACGGCTGAGATGGCTGAGATGAACCAAACATCTTCTGTAGAATATTCCTCCAATGAGACCGTGGTTTCAGCTGATCTGCCCCCCTCCAACGGGACGCTGGGAACGGAAGGCGCTGAAGAGTTGGCCACCTCAGACAGCAGTGAAGAAGTTCTTATCTACCTGATGGAAAACAACACACTGGTGATCAAAACCACGTCTGTTAAAACGCAAGGCCACAACTGGACTTATGAAGGAACACACCAAATGGTGCCGAATGAGATTCCTGACCACATGGAGAAATACTTTGAGAACGAGATGCCTCAAACGACAGCAGTGCCAAAGAAGCAGACGATGAAAGTGACCCGCCGACACAAACCCCAGAGTGGCAAAGGcatgaagacaaagaggaggaaggaataCAAGCCTCTGGCCCGGAGCGGTCTACCATTCTCTCCTCGTGGATTCAACCCAGGCATGACTCCTCGCGGGGCACGACCTATGGTACCGCAGGTCTTCTCCAATGAAGACGAACTCATTAACATGCCGGTGGTCATCGGTGTGCCCCGGCCGGATTTCAGTGACTATGAGCTGTATATTCCAGGGGAGGATCGGGACTACCAAACTGTGGAGGAGCAGAAGTTGGATGAAAATGATTATGAGTATGTGACCTACAAAGACCCCTACAGCGACTATGATACCAAGAACCTCAACCTGGACGATGCAGCCAAATACTATTTAAAGTCCACAGACCCCAACATCAAGACATATTTCATTGCAGCAGAGGAGTTTCAGTGGGACTATGGAGGCTACGGACAGAG GAGGCAAGACAAGGTGCTtcaagagagcagagaaaccaTCTTCACCAAGGTGATTTTCCGGAGATACCTGGATTCCACCTTCAACATACCCGACATCCGCGGAGAGTTAGACGAGCATCTGGGAATCCTGGGACCTCTGATCAAGGCGGAGGTTGGACAGAGCATCGTG GTGGTGTTCAAGAACAACGGCAACCGGCCGTACTCAATCCACCCTAACGGGGTTTCCTACACCAAGCTGACAGAAGGTCTGTCCTACGACGATGAATCCAAGTATTGGTTCAAATATGACAACGAAGTCCAACCGAACTCAACCTTCACGTATATGTGGAAGGTCAATTCCAACGTTGGGCCGTCAGAGCACGAATCCGCCTGTCGGACCTGGACCTACTACTCAGGAGTTAATCCT GAGAAAGATATCCACTCGGGGTTGATTGGGCCTTTGCTGGTGTGCCGAAAAGGCACCCTGACCAAAAGCCCCACAGATGTCAGGGAGTTCATGCTGCTTTTCATGACCTTTGATGAGTCGCAGAGCTGGTACTATGAGAGGAACCGCGAGATAATCCAGAGGAAAACCCGACGAAAACTTCTGGGCACCAACGAGCACTTCAAGTTCCACT CCATCAACGGCATTATATTCAACCTAAAGGGTCTGAGGATGTACACCAACCAGCTGGCCCGCTGGCACCTGATCAACATGGGTTCTCCCAAAGACGTTCAGAGCATCCACTTCCACGGCCAGACGTTCCTCAACAAGAAGACCAGCAGCTACAGACAGGCTGTCTACCCGCTGCTGCCTG GGGACTTTGCCACTCTGGAGATGTATCCGTCCAGACCTGGTCTGTGGCAGCTGGAGACTGAAGTTGGTATGAACCAGCAGGAGGGCATGCAGACCCTCTTCCTGGTTCTGGATAACG ACTGTGACCGTCCACTGGGCCTTGAATCTGGGAGTGTGAAGAACAGCCAGATCACAGCATCAAACACCAGAG GATCCTGGATGCCCCATCTGGCCAGACTGAACAATCAGGGTCAGTACAACGCCTGGAGCACAGATACCAGCAACAGCTTCATTCAG GTGGACTTCCAGCGGCCGGTTGTGATTGGCCACGTGGCCACTCAGGGGGCCAAGCAGATGTTCCAGTCTCAGTATGTGGTCAGCTACACCATCTCCTACAGCACCGACCGGCGGCGGTGGACCTACTACAAAGGCGACAGTGTGGACCTCAGGAAG CTGTTCGCTGGGAACCAGGAAGCCTACGGGACAAAGACAAACGTCTTCTTTCCTCCTGTGGTTGGACGCTACATCAGGCTCCACCCACTCCAGTGGTACAACAGGCCCACACTTCGCATGGAGTTCTACGGCTGTGAGCTGGACG GCTGCTCACTGCCTCTGGGAATGGAGAGCGGAGCCATAGAAGACCATCGTATCACTGCCagctccacagcctccagctGGTACTCCGGACCCTGGACACCTTCGCTGGCACGCCTCAACAGACGGGGCAACATCAACGCGTGGCAGGCGAAG AATAACAACATGAACCAGTGGCTTCAGGTGGAGCTTCCCCAAGTTAAGAAGATCACAGGCATAATCACGCAGGGGGCCAAGTCTCTGGGGAAGGAGATGTTTGTGGACTCCTACTCTCTGCAGTACAGTAACGACGGGATACGCTGGATCGACTACACAGACGATGAGGATTCTCTCTACAAG ACCttcagtggaaacacaaacaacaatgaCCACGTGAAGAACTACATCTACCCTCCCATCTTCTCACGCTTCATCCGGATCATCCCCAGGAACTGGACCAGCTCCATCACCATGAGAATAGAGCTGCTGGGCTGTGACTTCGagtga